The Borreliella burgdorferi B31 DNA segment TTAAGCCACTTAAAGCCCTTTATCTGGTTATCATCCATTTGGAGCACATAATGCTTCCTAATTAATTGTATATTAAATAGAAAATAAAGTCTAGATATATTAATCTAGTAATATTCTAAATTATAACCAATATAAATATAAATTGATAGTTCTTATTTCTACAAGCTATTTAAATACCAAAAATCTAAAATATACCCCAAAAACCATATTATATTATTTCAATGAAAATCTATAAAAAACGGGCAAACTATTTCTACACTAAGAACTATGCAAAAGTATATTTATAGACTACAAAAAGAAATAAAAGTCACAACAAATTACTATCAACATATGGGGGTAAATTCGGGTACAGAAATTTATTATAAGCTTAATTATCCTAAAAAAGATTGTTACCATAAGATAAACCAACACTTTAAAGAAAAAAAAGAAAAAAGATTTCAAAATAGAGTTGCCAACTATTTTAATAAAAATTCTGATACAAAAATGGGTAGTGTACAATTGGAGAATTGTAATAATAATATAAAAGAAGAAAGAAAAATTAACGAAATAGAAAAGTATCAAGTAATAAAGCATTTCAATAAATGTGACTTTTTATGTAAAGAAATTATTTCAATTTTATTAACATTAAATATTGATAAAGAAAATATGATTAAAATAATAAAAATCCTAAAAATAACTGAAATTAAATCAAAAAATAAAAATATACGCTTTACTAAATCTTGTATTGCTTAAATATTATTTGGGAAAATTTTTATCTACAAAAACAACAGTCTCAGAAATGATGCAGCAACTCTTATTAGACTATCAAAATAATATAAATAACATACAAACAGATGAAAATGCACTTAAATCTCATACAGAAGATATTTGCAATCAAGTCTCAGAAAAAAGAAAAGAAGCAGAAAAACTAAAAAATGACATATATTCAATATATAGTAGCCTTTAAATTGCATATTGAAATTGTTATAATACAAAGCCTGTCTTTAATAAAAGATAGGTTTAACATTCTTACTAAAGATTACAAAAAATTTTTAACCTATAATTTACATAAACTTTAATTCTAATAATAAGTAAACTGATGTTTCTATAGATCTTTAATTTAATAATATCATTAGTAATAGATTAATATTAGTAATGATATATTCTCTAAAAGAAGTATATTTAAAGGTAATTAATTTTACATTAATTCCCTTTAATAATTTTATTTTTAATAATTGGCGATTACAAACAAAAATTAAAATTGCATAGCAAATTCTTTATGTAAAAGAACCCTTAATAAATCCAATTATGACAATGATTACATTCATTTATTATTAGAATTTGCCTCCAATATTTAACTTTCTAAATTCATCAATAACCCAAAGATAGTAATCTTAAAGATTTAATAAAAAGAAAACCCCTTAAAGATAAGAGGTTTATTTAAAAGAATGTATGGTATGAAGTAAATATTGATAATAAATTCTTTTAATTTTAAAAAAGGAGAATATTTAATACTCAATTATTAGTTCAATAATTGAGTATTACCATGTATTTTTAAAATTTTTTTTTAAATTAGATTTTTGCAGAGAAGATCAAATATTATTCAAAGCTAGAATAATGGCTTAAGTAATGCTCATATAAATAAATAAAATATTTTTTCTTATAAATCTTTAAGATTACTATCTTTGGGTTATTGATGAATTTAGAAAGTTAAATATTGGAGGCAAATTCTAATAATAAATGAATGTAATCATTGTCATAATTGGATTTATTAAGGGTTCTTTTCTACACAGAACAGAAAATAAAGTATTATTTGGATAAAAAAAGATGAAAGCTTAGAATTTACACATTTATGCCTATATTTATGGCTAATTATAAAAACATAGCAATAGAAAACTATAAATTAAAGCTATACAAAAAGGAATGTTTAGAAAGAGTATTAATGATTTAGAATTGCATGAAATTGTAAGACAATTATTGTATAGCTATCCAGAATAAAGGAAAAAGCTGTTTTTATAATCCTTGATTTATAAATAGTAGATTATCATCTAACACAAATCTCTGCAAAATATTGAAAGACATATTCTCTAAAAAATCAACAAAAACTACTTTTATAACTAAAATTTTTATAAATTTCAGACTTAATCTATAAAAAAGGTTTACTAAAATTATTCAAGACTGCTATCATATAATAAGTTGTATAATGAAAAATAAAACTTTTATATTCTTAATATTTTTGATTAAAAATTTGGCAATATATGCTCAAAATATAAACTATGAATTTAAACAAGCTAAAATTAAAAATCTAAAAGGGATATTTATTAATTATAAAGTCTATCTAGCAGAAAATTTAGCAATTAACAATGTAAAAACCTTAAACCATATTTCTACATTCAAAATCAATCTTGTTATTGACAAAAAAATTGCAACTTCTATTAAAAATGAGCAAGATGTAATTAGAGCCGGTAATGAATGCGGAATCTTTTTAGAATTTCAAATCAATAACCGCATATACTATACCAAATTTTCATCAATAAAATATATTTTACAAGCAATTGAGAGTTTTGCTAAAATTAAAAATACAATCAATAATTTAGAAATTAAAAATCTTGAAGGAAATGGAATTTTTTTATACAAAAATGGTCACTCATACAATTTAAAAACAGATTTTCAAGAAACAGCAATATTTGTAAATTTTCTTGGCTTTAAAGATAATACTGGAAGACCTTACTTTATATTTTATTACGACAATATAGATGATAAAGATAAAAATTTAAAAACAATCTTAATTTCCTTTGAAGAATTCCATAATGGAATAAGGGAAGGGCTATTCTTGCTGAGAAATGAAAAAGCGATACTAGAATTTATTAATTTTTCAAAAGATTAGATATTAAAAACATTTTAAAGTCGATATTATAATAAACTAATATCAAAAACCTTGTTTATACTAAACACCCTTAATCTATATCCTTTTTAACAAATAATTACTTAACTTGGGCTTAAAAATTATTTAAATTTAAGTCAACTGCCACCAAGTAATTTAACTTTTGAATTAAAATCATCCAAAAACTTTTTAAAAGGAATCTTATTAAAACTTACAATAACATCATTTCTGAACGCATAGATTCTAAATGCTGCTATATTATCATTTCCCAAGGCAACAAATCTTATAAATTCGCTTTCTGAAATAATAAATTTATAAATTTCTACCTTAATATTTTTTTCAGTAATCACTGTTGTGTAATCATAAGGAAAATATGAATCATAAAAATCGTTATAATAAACAACACGTTTGCTATCCTCTGAAACCAACTCTCCTTTAGCCTCAAATCTAGTATCTGTTATTATCTTTTCGGGCTTTATTTGACTAGAATTTCTAGATTCAACTCTAACTAAAATAAAATATTCCCTTTTATTTTTCAATTTATCATATTTAATAGAAATTACAGACTTAAATATTCCATCTCTAGAATAATTTACCCCAATATCATATTGTGAATCTAATACTTGAGAAAACCTATCATAAGCTATTTGATAAGTTTGACAAGAAACTAAAAAAAACGCCAAAATAAAATACTTTAAAATAAATTTTGAATTCATTAAAACCCCCCTTAGTTTATCTTATATTTATTTTAAAAAAATTTCTCAAAAATTAGAAAATTAAATAATATAATTAATTCAAATAAAAACATTCTAATTTTAGAGCTTGAATTAAAATTAAAAAACTATTATTATTAGGTGTTGTTCTAACAAAAACCAATTTAAAGATTAGATTATATCTAATCCCAATTTATATAAATTTCAAAGTGCATCTATAGGAGAAATCGTGTATACTGACCCAAGGTCAATTATTAATACTTACTTTGTAAAAAACAAAAAAATCTTCATTATCAACCCAATAGCTTTTAAATTTGAACTTAATTTTGAAAAAATTATTCAAACAAATTCAAAAGAGAATATAGCACTTAAAACATTTAAAGGCGGAATTATTAGTCTACAATTAAGGTCAAATGAACTTTCTAAATTACCACAAGACATTCTAAAGGGAAAACTTGAATTTTATATTAACTATGTAAGTGAAGAAAAACTAAAAATAGTTTATGACATGATGGTAGTCAAAGTTTACACAATTGACTTAAAAGCTATCAATAAAGATGAAATTTACTTAATCGAACTTAAAATACTTGGATCTATTTATAGAAAAGAAAATATAGAAAATGCGTTTATTCC contains these protein-coding regions:
- a CDS encoding lipoprotein, encoding MNSKFILKYFILAFFLVSCQTYQIAYDRFSQVLDSQYDIGVNYSRDGIFKSVISIKYDKLKNKREYFILVRVESRNSSQIKPEKIITDTRFEAKGELVSEDSKRVVYYNDFYDSYFPYDYTTVITEKNIKVEIYKFIISESEFIRFVALGNDNIAAFRIYAFRNDVIVSFNKIPFKKFLDDFNSKVKLLGGS
- a CDS encoding virulence associated lipoprotein, yielding MGKFLSTKTTVSEMMQQLLLDYQNNINNIQTDENALKSHTEDICNQVSEKRKEAEKLKNDIYSIYSSL